TTTCATCTTACTTTGTATCATAAGTTCACCCCTGACCCATCTATTATACAAGAGGGGACCAGGGGTGGCAAACGACTTTTACGTTACATTTCTATTCTCGTTTTCCTCTTTAGCCTCTACCGATTCATCCGGGGCTTCATCAAAACCAGAGGAAGTTACCGGCTCGTTAGATTGATCGACTTTTTGCTTTAAAGAGCGATTTTCTCTCTTTAACTTAAAGTAACGGACAGCTCCTACAGACGCTGTAGCAAGCCCGCCTAATAATACAGATATTAAGATAACCAGGATCAGGGGTGCTTCACCTGTACCGAACATATAATTAACTTGAACAGGGTCCACATTGATCACAGCAAAGATAGCTATAATTAAAGCAAAAACAAATGCAAAAATAATATAAGATTGCCCTTTCACGTTTTTTCCTCCTTTAGCCATTCGACTTTGATCTTCATATGAAAGACCATAGATTACCGGTTTAGCCTTTGATCTTTAAAACCAAAATCAAATATACAACTCCTTAGATCAACTAATACCATTCATATATCTATACCCAAATTCTCTAATTTTCAATCAAAAAAGCAGCCTCACTAAGAGATGAGGCTGCTTCATATAATTATACTTGAGGTCCATCGTTTTTCTTCTTCTTAACAAACTGAATCGGATTATCTTTAATGTTCTTCCCACGCCAAATCAGCCATATCTGAGAGGCAATGAATAAGGAAGAATACGTTCCAGCAAGCAGTCCTACCACAAGAGCAAATGCAAAGTTTGTAATCGACGAAGCTCCGAAGAAGAGGAGCATAATCGCTGCAAAGATTACAGTGATAACCGTATTAATACTTCTGGCTAGGGTCTGCATCAAGCTGTCGTTCACAACTTTAGCGAGTTCTTTAAAGGACTTGACCTTCTTCTTCAGCTTCAAGTTTTCACGAATCCGGTCAAATGTAACAATGGTATCGTTAACTGAATAACCGACAATCGTTAAGATCGCAGCTATAATGGTAATATCAAACTCAAGTCTCGTAAGACTGAACAGCGCAATGATAAAGAAAGCATCGTGAAGCAAGGCGATGATAGCGGTCATCGCAAAGAAGAACTCAAATCGAATCGTTACATAAATAATAATCCCGATAGAAGCATACAAAACAGCCAATGCCGCATTCTTAGCTAACTCCTGACCAACTACAGGGGAGACTGTGCTTACGTTTGGCGTATTGCCAAATTCGTCTTCATAGTAGCTCTGAATTTCTCCAATTTTATCTTTACTTAGCTCGCTGTCAAAACGAGCAACAGCAATTTCATCATTGTCTCCGGAGATTACTACTTTCTTAGGAGCAACATTAAACTCTTCTTCCATAGTCTCCTCAACTTGTGAAGCATTGATATTGCCATCGGATAAAATGGAGACCCTTGAGCCGCTTGTAAAATCAATACCGAGGTTCAGTCGGAAAACAGCAAGAGCCAGAATGCCGGCTGTAATCAAGATAATAGAAATTGTAAAGAATCTTTTCCTCAAGCCAACAAAGTCGAACTTACGGTTCATAACAGTAGCTTCAACTTCTTCGCCTTCTTCTAGAGAATGGATATCTTCCGGCTTCACACCGAACCATTTCGGACGTTTATTTAAGAAACGGCTCTTCACCCATAATCCCATAAGAAGACGCGTACCATATACAGCGGTAATAAAACTGACTAAGATACTTACGATCAGCATCGTAGCAAAGCCTTTTACAGAACTTGTGCCAAAGAGGAAAAGAACGGTAGCTGCGATCAGTGTGGTAATGTTCGCATCGAGAATGGTAGCGAGAGAACGTTTATTACCAGCTTTGAATGCTGACATCACTGATTTGCCGGCTTTTAATTCCTCTTTAATTCTTTCATAGGTAATAATATTGGCATCAACCGCCATACCTACACCGAGAATGAGTGCAGCTATACCTGGCAGGGTCAACACCCCGTTCATGGCTTCAAAGACCACTAATATTAAATACACATATGCGGTCAACGTCACAACAGCTATAATTCCAGGAAAGCGGTAATACGCCATCATGAATAAGAAAATAGTGGCTATACCAATTGCCCCGGCAACGATCGTTTTATTCATTGCCTGCTCACCGAATTGTGCTCCTACTGAGGTAGAATAGGTTTCTTCCAGATTTACCGGAAGCGAACCTGCGTTTAAGAGATCTGCCAACTCTTTCGCCGACTCTACTGTAAAATCTCCAGTAATCTGCACGGTGGAACTTCTGACTGGTCCATCTGGAAATCTTGGTGCTGAAAGATAAGCCGGATCGGCCTTCCCATACTCCTCAGCAAAGGACGTCTCTTCATTGTAGTCGAGCCAGATGACCAGAACATTTTCTGGATAAGGTGTGCTTGGGTCATCAGGTGTATTAACAATCTCTTCAGAAACGTCATAAAACTTACCAGGATCTTTTACGCCAAGAGAAACGGCCGGAGCATTATTCTGGTCATAAGTTTGCTGGGCGCTTCCCTCAACCAGGTCTGATCCATCTAAATATTCTTCTCCATTCGCGCCGCGGAAAGAAAGTTCAGCTGTAGTAGCTAGTAGATCCCGTGCCTCCTGCTGATCCTGAATACCGGCAAGCTGTACGCGGATACGTCCGCCATCTTCAATGGAAATATTCGTTTCACTAATCCCCAGTGTATTCACTCGTCTGTTCAGGGATTCAACGGTCGCTTCCAGGACATTTTCGTTAACTTCCTGATCTTCATTCAAAGGCTCCACATCATACAGGATTTCAAATCCGCCCTGCAGATCCAGTCCTAAGTTTATATTTTTAGTAACACCTGTTACAGTCGTCCCTATTGTAGCTGCTAATAGAAGCACCACTAGAAAAAAGGCGACGATACGCCCCCGTTTCACCATAATGTTCATTTCCTCCTTTTATATCTTCCGTGCCTATTCATTATTGAAAAGCTTATGTACTCGCAGTAAGTACGTGTCTCACTCCTAAGTATTAGGGTTTCCTTTGTTTATCCATCCGTACCAATTTTACTATTATTTTTATATTTGACAACATGCAAAATCCTTTCTATAGACCGCATGAGGATCTATCCACCCTGTTTTGCATGCTACATCTACACCCGATCCTCTAACCAAGCTCTTGATAGAGCCTGTGTTCCCGCTCATCATTTATGTATCAACAGAGTGACCAGCTGTTTTTGAACAACTTCGCACAATTTTTCGGCTGCTACTATTACACCTAACTATTATAATTGATTTCCACTAATTTCGCTGGACCTCCCGCCTTCTCTTCTCGATAATTCTAAACCTTTGTCATGCCTTGTCCAAGGCTAAGCATATACTTCATTGTAGCGGAATTTTAATTCTTTGAGAAGGCGGATTGTTTTTATGTCTAAACAAACCTTTTTACACGGTGCCCTCATCCTGGTAGCTGCGGGGCTGGTCACTCGTCTGCTTGGGTTTATCAATCGGATTGTGGTTGCTCGTGTGATGGGAGCTGAAGGCGTAGGGCTTTATATGATGGCCCTGCCTACTCTAATTCTCGCGATTACCATTACACAGTTCGGTCTCCCTGTAGCTATATCAAAACGCGTATCGGAAGCCGAAGCCACAGGCAATGAGAAGAAGATTAAAAGTATCTTAATAGTCTCTTTGTCGATTACCGGTTCCTTAAGTATTATCTTTACAGGCGCCTTATTTATACTCGCCCCTGTTATCGCTTCCTATTTTCTAACTGACCCGCGTGCTCTATTCCCTTTATTAGTCGTCACACCGATTATACCGATTATTGCTGTTGCATCGGTGATTCGAGGTTATTTCCAAGGAAGACAGAATATGAAGCCCCAGGCTCTTTCTCAGGTTATTGAGCAGATAGTTCGTATTGGTGGAGTGCTTGTTTTAACCAAACTCCTTTACCCTTATGGTGTCGAATATGCGGCAGCAGGAGCTATGGCGGCCGTGGTTTTAGGTGAATTCGTTTCATTGATTTATATGTTAAGACAGTTCAATTTGCAAAAATCGTTTAAACTGCGCAAGACTTGGAAAAAACACGTGGGGAAAGGAAGACAAACTTTTCAAGAGTTAATGGCTATTGCGCTTCCTACTACGGGCAGCCGCTTTATCGGTTCCATAACCTATTTCTTTGAACCTATTCTTGTTGCCCAAAGCCTTGCTATAGCTGGTTTCGCTGCTGCAGAATCAACTAAGCTTTACGGGGAGCTTACTGGATATGTTCTTCCTTTACTTTTCTTACCTACTTTTTTAACTCATGCGCTCTCAACAGCCCTTGTACCTTCTATTAGTGAAGCAGCAGCGATAGGAAAAAAAGAAACCATCCAGTACCGAATTATGCAGTCCATCCGCCTCTCCTTAGCTTCTGGCGGCGTCATTACAGTGGTATTTATGATTTTCCCCGCTGTTATACTTATGACGGTTTACGGCACTAGCCAAGCAGCTTTTATGCTGCAGTTTATGGCACCATTCTTTTTGCTGCATTATATTCAGACTCCTCTACAGGCCACATTACAAGCATTAGATCTAGCCCAGCCTGCTATGTGGAACACCTTAATTGGATCAATTATTAAATTCATTGTATTAGTAAGTTTAAGCTCCCGGCCCGAGTTCGGCATTCATGGTGTGGCCATAGCTATGGTGGTGGGTGTTGTCGTTGTTACTCTTCTACATCTTGGAGTACTCATTAAATACAAAGTCATGACTCTTCCGCTTGGTATGTTCATCCGTTTCGCACTGGTTGTTGGGATTACCGGCTATGT
The Halobacillus halophilus DSM 2266 DNA segment above includes these coding regions:
- a CDS encoding LapA family protein, encoding MKGQSYIIFAFVFALIIAIFAVINVDPVQVNYMFGTGEAPLILVILISVLLGGLATASVGAVRYFKLKRENRSLKQKVDQSNEPVTSSGFDEAPDESVEAKEENENRNVT
- the secDF gene encoding protein translocase subunit SecDF — its product is MVKRGRIVAFFLVVLLLAATIGTTVTGVTKNINLGLDLQGGFEILYDVEPLNEDQEVNENVLEATVESLNRRVNTLGISETNISIEDGGRIRVQLAGIQDQQEARDLLATTAELSFRGANGEEYLDGSDLVEGSAQQTYDQNNAPAVSLGVKDPGKFYDVSEEIVNTPDDPSTPYPENVLVIWLDYNEETSFAEEYGKADPAYLSAPRFPDGPVRSSTVQITGDFTVESAKELADLLNAGSLPVNLEETYSTSVGAQFGEQAMNKTIVAGAIGIATIFLFMMAYYRFPGIIAVVTLTAYVYLILVVFEAMNGVLTLPGIAALILGVGMAVDANIITYERIKEELKAGKSVMSAFKAGNKRSLATILDANITTLIAATVLFLFGTSSVKGFATMLIVSILVSFITAVYGTRLLMGLWVKSRFLNKRPKWFGVKPEDIHSLEEGEEVEATVMNRKFDFVGLRKRFFTISIILITAGILALAVFRLNLGIDFTSGSRVSILSDGNINASQVEETMEEEFNVAPKKVVISGDNDEIAVARFDSELSKDKIGEIQSYYEDEFGNTPNVSTVSPVVGQELAKNAALAVLYASIGIIIYVTIRFEFFFAMTAIIALLHDAFFIIALFSLTRLEFDITIIAAILTIVGYSVNDTIVTFDRIRENLKLKKKVKSFKELAKVVNDSLMQTLARSINTVITVIFAAIMLLFFGASSITNFAFALVVGLLAGTYSSLFIASQIWLIWRGKNIKDNPIQFVKKKKNDGPQV
- the spoVB gene encoding stage V sporulation protein B produces the protein MSKQTFLHGALILVAAGLVTRLLGFINRIVVARVMGAEGVGLYMMALPTLILAITITQFGLPVAISKRVSEAEATGNEKKIKSILIVSLSITGSLSIIFTGALFILAPVIASYFLTDPRALFPLLVVTPIIPIIAVASVIRGYFQGRQNMKPQALSQVIEQIVRIGGVLVLTKLLYPYGVEYAAAGAMAAVVLGEFVSLIYMLRQFNLQKSFKLRKTWKKHVGKGRQTFQELMAIALPTTGSRFIGSITYFFEPILVAQSLAIAGFAAAESTKLYGELTGYVLPLLFLPTFLTHALSTALVPSISEAAAIGKKETIQYRIMQSIRLSLASGGVITVVFMIFPAVILMTVYGTSQAAFMLQFMAPFFLLHYIQTPLQATLQALDLAQPAMWNTLIGSIIKFIVLVSLSSRPEFGIHGVAIAMVVGVVVVTLLHLGVLIKYKVMTLPLGMFIRFALVVGITGYVGFTMKQHLLHESKPLAQLLWMGITLTLIYLILLFWFKLLSKEEWRLIPWKKILHKK